A single Balneola sp. DNA region contains:
- a CDS encoding glycoside hydrolase family 3 protein, with product MRLKALIVLSTILLGCSAKPVEEAYETSYSDQELGQLLVVGFRGTEIDSESSIVQDIKNYNLGGVVLFDYDVESKTYGRNIESDDQLLKLASALVAYSSTPPIISIDQEGGKVARLKPSMGFPKTVSAQYLGEIDNEDSTRFYARSMAQEFMVVGVNTNFAPVLDVNTNPDNPVIAKYERSFSDDPYKVAEHAGYMIDEFDVEGILTVLKHFPGHGSSSEDSHLGVTDVTNSWSPDELIPYRKLFEEKNINAVMTAHIYNANLDPDWPATMSPATINGLLRDSLGFEGVVFSDDMQMEAIRAEYGLETAIEQALNAGVDILIFGNNLVYEEDIVKKAVNTIQKLIAEDKISEETIDAALARVAKLKKDVIEDLCTCLNF from the coding sequence ATGAGACTTAAAGCACTAATTGTCCTCTCTACCATTCTACTGGGTTGCTCTGCCAAACCCGTTGAAGAAGCCTATGAAACCTCATACAGTGATCAAGAATTAGGCCAGCTCCTGGTTGTAGGATTCAGAGGTACAGAGATTGATTCGGAAAGTAGCATCGTTCAGGATATCAAAAATTACAACCTTGGCGGTGTTGTTTTGTTTGATTACGATGTTGAATCCAAGACTTATGGAAGAAATATAGAATCTGACGATCAACTTCTTAAGCTTGCCAGCGCTCTTGTAGCTTACTCTTCCACCCCTCCTATTATTTCTATTGATCAGGAAGGAGGAAAAGTTGCCCGATTAAAACCGAGCATGGGATTTCCTAAAACAGTTTCTGCACAATACCTGGGGGAAATAGATAATGAAGATTCAACCCGCTTTTATGCCCGAAGCATGGCTCAGGAATTCATGGTAGTTGGTGTAAACACTAATTTTGCCCCGGTACTTGATGTAAATACAAATCCGGATAACCCTGTTATAGCAAAATACGAGCGAAGCTTTTCCGACGACCCTTACAAAGTAGCGGAGCATGCGGGCTATATGATTGATGAGTTTGATGTAGAAGGAATATTAACCGTATTAAAACACTTTCCGGGACATGGCAGCTCTTCAGAGGACTCCCACCTGGGAGTTACTGATGTTACAAATAGCTGGAGCCCTGACGAACTTATTCCCTATCGAAAGCTATTCGAAGAAAAAAATATTAATGCAGTAATGACTGCCCATATTTACAATGCTAACCTCGATCCTGATTGGCCAGCCACAATGTCTCCTGCTACAATTAATGGACTATTGAGAGATTCTTTAGGTTTTGAAGGAGTTGTATTCTCCGACGATATGCAGATGGAAGCAATACGAGCAGAGTATGGCCTTGAAACTGCTATTGAACAGGCGCTGAATGCAGGAGTTGATATATTAATCTTTGGGAACAATTTGGTCTATGAAGAAGACATCGTAAAAAAGGCTGTTAATACCATTCAGAAGCTTATTGCAGAAGACAAGATAAGTGAAGAAACGATTGATGCTGCACTTGCAAGGGTTGCCAAGCTAAAAAAAGATGTAATCGAAGACCTCTGTACATGTCTGAACTTTTAG